In the genome of Meles meles chromosome 16, mMelMel3.1 paternal haplotype, whole genome shotgun sequence, one region contains:
- the ZSWIM3 gene encoding zinc finger SWIM domain-containing protein 3 has product MELGSCFKTYEDFKECFSAYKKENRCSFILRDCVSVRFHNLNHGTSIREDILYVQVKFVCIRTQSNRKRTSVADMCPAYLLLRYNEKLDRLFISELNTQHIHVDSKPAGLRGNTADKSQKTACLQKPQPEKSAIKKDLDLAEKSPVEPSCCLDKAQAPSKPEQEGITPSDLAKIAKVMKNFLKVDEGSMASLSVGNSQDLDRLSFQSSKMSDLFIRFPENLLLHRVENAQGHILYAFLVENKEREGRVVHFAVLQAETATSVAKMLSIFTEFNSDWPKVKVVFVDPSFPHRAILQEIFPAARILLSIYHTTRLLEKKLHRSSANPSFKRLMKEALREAVFVTSDASLQNLRQMSQALLDEQLFGFLQAHWFSCELLWYMHVRKGLHACNTYMDSLDVVTSKVSSLFREQQSLPDCILRFVDYIDFFNTKGLKNLPTAPPKLKRARPASVPPKPKKAFGACWGSLTRLGVEEPKPGTQQVQLEQQPQVRPSQGGMLDALHGSGSQLAYKLCQNEWEVVQNSTHLVDLAGSSVDIQLLEDSHQVSKDGRSCSCSFQRWYHLPCRHILALLHTSQKPVGEAMVCRRWQKRYQHLLGPSGELRDPVMVLNTGQPGKEGRSDMIQDLSRELANLLMQTEGPELEERCSTLRKIVDIWADPCQPPEPSQQPEDFKDVGRLPFLWGKPEEGEGLPLAGAMIHN; this is encoded by the coding sequence ATACGTGCAGGTGAAATTTGTCTGTATTCGGACTCAGTCAAACAGGAAGAGAACCTCAGTGGCGGACATGTGCCCGGCGTACTTGCTCCTGCGATATAATGAGAAACTGGATAGACTGTTTATCAGTGAACTCAACACCCAGCATATCCATGTTGACTCCAAACCTGCAGGCCTTAGAGGAAACACCGCTGACAAATCTCAAAAGACAGCGTGCCTGCAGAAACCCCAGCCTGAGAAGTCTGCGATTAAGAAAGACCTTGACCTGGCCGAGAAGTCCCCCGTTGAACCATCATGTTGCTTAGATAAGGCCCAAGCACCCTCAAAGCCAGAGCAGGAGGGCATCACTCCTTCTGACCTGGCCAAGATAGCAAAAGTGATGAAGAACTTTCTTAAGGTGGATGAGGGTTCCATGGCCTCTCTCAGCGTGGGCAACAGCCAAGACCTGGACCGGCTCAGCTTCCAGAGCAGCAAGATGAGCGATCTGTTCATCCGCTTCCCAGAGAATCTCTTGCTACACCGGGTGGAGAATGCCCAGGGCCACATCCTTTATGCTTTCTTGGTGGAGAACAAGGAACGAGAGGGTCGCGTGGTACACTTTGCTGTGCTTCAGGCTGAGACAGCTACCTCCGTGGCCAAGATGCTGAGTATCTTCACAGAGTTCAACTCCGATTGGCCCAAGGTCAAGGTGGTGTTTGTGGACCCGTCCTTCCCTCACCGAGCCATCCTGCAGGAGATCTTCCCTGCTGCGCGGatcctcctctccatctaccaCACCACCCGGCTCCTGGAGAAGAAGTTGCATCGGAGTTCAGCAAATCCATCCTTTAAAAGGCTCATGAAGGAAGCCCTGCGGGAGGCTGTGTTTGTCACTTCCGACGCCAGCCTGCAAAATCTCCGTCAGATGTCCCAAGCCCTGCTAGATGAGCAGCTCTTTGGCTTCCTGCAGGCCCACTGGTTCTCCTGTGAACTGCTCTGGTACATGCACGTGAGGAAGGGCCTGCACGCGTGCAACACGTACATGGACAGCCTAGACGTGGTCACCAGCAAGGTGTCCAGCCTCTTCCGGGAACAGCAGTCTCTGCCGGACTGCATCCTCCGCTTTGTGGATTATATAGACTTCTTTAATACCAAAGGCTTGAAGAACTTGCCCACAGCTCCTCCCAAGTTAAAGAGAGCCCGGCCAGCCAGCGTGCCACCAAAGCCCAAGAAGGCATTCGGAGCCTGTTGGGGGAGTCTCACCAGGCTCGGCGTGGAAGAGCCCAAGccaggcacacagcaggtgcagCTGGAGCAGCAGCCACAGGTGCGGCCCTCCCAGGGCGGCATGCTAGACGCCTTGCACGGCAGTGGCTCCCAACTGGCCTATAAGCTGTGCCAGAATGAGTGGGAGGTGGTACAGAACTCCACTCACCTGGTGGACCTGGCTGGCTCCTCGGTGGACATTCAGCTACTAGAGGATTCTCACCAGGTGAGCAAAGACGGCCGTAGCTGCAGCTGTTCCTTTCAACGCTGGTACCACCTGCCATGCCGGCACATTTTGGCCCTGCTGCACACCAGCCAGAAGCCCGTGGGAGAAGCCATGGTGTGCCGTCGGTGGCAGAAGAGGTACCAGCACCTCCTTGGGCCCAGTGGGGAGCTCCGGGACCCCGTCATGGTCCTAAACACAGGCCAGCCTGGGAAAGAAGGACGGAGTGACATGATTCAGGACCTAAGCAGGGAGCTAGCAAACCTGCTCATGCAGACCGAGGGGCCAGAGCTGGAGGAGCGCTGTTCCACTCTGCGCAAGATCGTGGACATCTGGGCGGACCCCTGCCAGCCGCCTGAGCCCAGTCAGCAGCCAGAGGACTTCAAGGATGTGGGTCGCCTCCCTTTCCTCTGGGGAAAgccagaggaaggggagggactCCCTCTCGCTGGAGCCATGATTCACAACTGA